CGGTGCGCGGTGGGCGCGGGTGACCGTGTGCACATCGTCCAGCAGCGACAGGTAGTCCCGGTCGCCGGAGTGCAGGGGCTCCAGATCAAAGTGGACGCCCGCGAACCCCGCGTCCAGCACCTGGCGCGCCGAGCGCACGACGCGTGCACGCGTCGCCGGTGCGCCGAGGTCCATCCCCGTCTCGCCCTCGGTCGACAGCACATCGCCGAGCCACGCCTGAACGCGCACCCCGGGCAGCTCCCGCCGCACCGCGTCCACCAGCCACCGGGCCTTCGGACAGCGCGCCGCGCGCAGGCTGCCGTCATGCTCCAGCGGGCCCGCGTGCACATACAGATCCCGGACGCCGGTGCCGCGCATCCGCTGGACCAGCTCGGCTGGCTGAGCCTCACCATTGCGCCCGTCCACCCAGGCATGCCCCAGCCACACCGCGTCCCGCTCACGGGTCCGCGTCCCGGGCGCGGGATCTCCCGCGTACTGGAGCCGCAGCGACACCCCGGCGGTCAGCACGGGCACCACCAGCAGCACAGCGGCACCCGCCGCCACCCGCTTGGGCCACTTCAGCCGCGGATGCGCCCAGCCCCGCACCAACGCCATCCGCCCCCGCCCGAGCAGGGAGCCCGCTCGGCGCAGCACGCGGAGGACGGGAATGCTCAGCCCTGGGACGTCTTTGCCGCGGCGCAGTCGCCGCAGGTGCCGAAGATCTCGATCGTATGGGCCACGTCCACGAAGCCGTGCTCGGCGGCGATCGCGTCGGCCCACTTCTCGACGGCGGGGCCCTCCACCTCGACCGCCTTGCCGCAGGCGCGGCAGACCAGGTGGTGGTGGTGCTCCTCGCTGTTGCACCGGCGGTAGACCGCCTCGCCCTCCGTGGTGCGGAGGACGTCGACCTCGCCGGCGTCGGCGAGGGACTGGAGGGTGCGGTAGACGGTGGTCAGGCCGACCGAGTCGCCCCGGTGCTTGAGCATGTCGTGGAGCTCCTGCGCACTGCGGAACTCATCCACCTCGTCCAGTGCCGCCGCCACCGCGGCGCGCTGCCTGGTGGACCGGCCGCGTACTGGGGGACCGGCGGTCGCCACAGCTGCCTCCTCAACCTCGCATGCTCCGTCGCTCTCGGGGCTCGTTCCGCGCCCACTGCGCTTTCTGCCCGGCCATTGTGCCAGTTATCGCTCGGGCAACGGACGAGAGTGATCGGATGGGCGACGGAGCCGGGCATCGGCCGGGCAGGGGACCACAAGCGGTGGCCACGAGCGGTGGACTATACGAGTACATCGTCCCTCAAAGTGCACCGTTCCTCGGCCTCGGCCACCCGCCCCGCGCGTCTTTTCGCCAGGGGCGCGGCCAGGGCCGTGATCACGGCGAAGACGCCGATGGCGAGGACGACGATGCTGGCTCCCGGCGGGACGTTCTTGTAGAAGGAGAAGACCGTGCCGGACAGGGTCACCACGACGCCTATGGTGACCGCCAGCGCGAGCGTCATCGCGAAGCCCCGGGTGGCCTGCTGGGCGGCGGCGACCGGGACCACCATCAGGGCGCTGACCAGGAGCAGGCCCACCACGCGCATGGCGACGGTGACCGTGACGGCCGCGGTGACGGCCAGCAGCAGGTTGAGCGTGCGGACCGGAAGGCCGGTCACCCGGGCGAACTCCTCGTCCTGGCAGACCGCGAACAGCTGGCGGCGCAGCCCCAGGGTGATCAGTACGACGAAGGCGGCGAGCAGGGAGATCGCGACGACGTCCTCGGGGGAGACCGTGGTGATCGAGCCGAAGAGATAGGTGGTGAGGTTGGCGTTGGAGCCGGTCGGCGAGAGGTTGATCAGCAGCACACCGCCCGCCATCCCGCCGTAGAAGAGCATCGCGAGCGCGAGATCGCCGCGGGTCTTGCCGTACCAGCGGATCAGCTCCATGAGGATCGCGCCGAGGGCGGAGACGACGACGGCGGTCCACACCGGGTTGGTGCCGGTCAGGAAGCCGAGGGCGACGCCGGTGAGGGCGACATGGCCGATACCGTCGCCCATGATCGCCTGGCGGCGCTGGACGAGGTAGATGCCGACGGCGGGCGCGGTGATGCCCACCAGGACCGCGGCGAGCAGGGCCCGCTGCATGAAGGCGTAGTCGAGGATCTCGAGCATCTCAGGTCAGCAACCCTGTCCGGATCGGTTCGGCGTCGG
This genomic interval from Streptomyces asiaticus contains the following:
- a CDS encoding Fur family transcriptional regulator; its protein translation is MATAGPPVRGRSTRQRAAVAAALDEVDEFRSAQELHDMLKHRGDSVGLTTVYRTLQSLADAGEVDVLRTTEGEAVYRRCNSEEHHHHLVCRACGKAVEVEGPAVEKWADAIAAEHGFVDVAHTIEIFGTCGDCAAAKTSQG
- a CDS encoding metal ABC transporter permease codes for the protein MLEILDYAFMQRALLAAVLVGITAPAVGIYLVQRRQAIMGDGIGHVALTGVALGFLTGTNPVWTAVVVSALGAILMELIRWYGKTRGDLALAMLFYGGMAGGVLLINLSPTGSNANLTTYLFGSITTVSPEDVVAISLLAAFVVLITLGLRRQLFAVCQDEEFARVTGLPVRTLNLLLAVTAAVTVTVAMRVVGLLLVSALMVVPVAAAQQATRGFAMTLALAVTIGVVVTLSGTVFSFYKNVPPGASIVVLAIGVFAVITALAAPLAKRRAGRVAEAEERCTLRDDVLV